The nucleotide window TCCCTCGGCCGCTCTTGATGAGCGCGTGCTGACCGGAAAGCGTAGCGCCAGGGTCCCCTACGCTGCCACTCGCTATGGCCTCAGCCCTGCACGCCCGGTCGCTCGCGGAGGAGAAGCGGCGGCGAGGGCTCCACGTCTCGGTCTGCCTCCCGGCCCGCAACGAGGCCCCCACCGTGGGGGGGATCGTCGCCACGGTCCGGGGCACCCTGACCGAGCGGGTCGGGCTCGTCGACGAGGTGGTGGTCCTCGACGACGGGTCCGAGGACGACACCGCGGCGGCCGCCGCGGCCGCCGGCGGTCGGGTCTTCCCGGTGGCGGCCGTGCTCCCGGAGCTGCCGGCGGGCGAGGGCAAGGGCAACGCCCTGTGGAAATCACTGTTCGTCACCGAGGGCGACCTCGTGTGCTTCCTCGACGCCGACGTGCGGAACTTCGCTCCGCACTTCGTGACCCGCCTGCTCGAGCCGCTGATCCTCGACCCCGCGGTCGGGTTCGTGAAGGGCCACTACGCGCGCCCGCTCCACGGGGACCCGAACGGCGGCGGCCGGGTGACCGAACTCGTGGCCCGCCCCCTCCTCTCGGCGCTCTTCCCGGCCCTGGCTCGGATCCGCCAGCCCCTCGGCGGCGAGTACGCGGCCCGCCGAGAGCTCCTCGAGGTGCTCCCCTTCGTCGAGGGGTGGGGCGTCGAGCTCGGCTTGCTCATCGACGTCGCCGACCGGTTCGGGCTCGACGCCATCGCCGAGCGGGACCTCGGCGTGCGGGAGCACCGCAACCGCTCGCTGGACGAGCTCGGCCCGCAGGCGCTGGCGGTGCTGCTCACCGGTCTGCGTCGGGCCGGCGTCGCGCCGGTCGACGTCTCGAGCGCGCTCGTGCGCTCCGGCGCGGGCGTCGCCGACGTCGCCGTCCCCGTGCGGGAACGGCCGCCGATCGTCACCGTGCCCGCCTACCGGGCCAAGTTCGGTCGGGAGCTCAGCGCCTAGCGCCGCCGCCCCGCGCCACCCGGCCGGCCTCGATCGCCGACTCCTCGACGAGGGTCGCGGCTCGGTCGAACGCCTCGCCGGCCTGCCACACCCGCTCGGTCAGCACCAACAGCTGCGCCGGGCCGCGCACCGACAGCTCCTCGCGAGCCTCGGCCGTCGCCTGTCCGGCGATCACGGCTCGATGGGGCACGCCGAGCTCGGCGGCCCACTCGAGCACGCCGCCGACGACCTTGCCGGCGAAGCTGGTGACGTCGAGCCGTCCCTCGCCGGTCACGACGAGGGTGGCGCCGTCGAGCGCGTCCTCGAGCCCGACCTCGGCCGCGACCACCTCGAAGCCAGGCTCCAGGCGCGCGCCGATCGCGGCCAGCGCGCCGGCCAGGCCGCCGGCGGCGCCGCCGCCCTCCAGCCCGGTGACGTCGACACCGGTCCGCCGCTCGTACTCGAGGGCCAGGCGCTCGAGGCGGCGACGGAGGAGCGCGACCTGCGCCTCGGTCGCGCCCTTCTGGGGGCCGAACGCCGCCGCCGCCTCGAGGAACGGCGTGGTGACGTCGCAGGCGACGGTCACGTCGAGGGCGCCGAGCGACCAACCGAGCGCGTCGAGGGCGCCGAGCCCACCGTCCGTCGTGGCACTGCCCCCGACGCCGACGAGGGCGCGGCGCGCGCCGGCGCGCGCCACCGCGCCGAGCAGCTCACCGGTGCCCCGGGTCGACGCGCGGAGAGGGTCGTTGCGCTCGACGAGCGCGAGCCCGCTCGCGCGCGCCATCTCCACGACCGCGAGTCCGCCAGGGGTCATCCCGTACTCGGCGTCGACCGGGTCGCCGAGCGGGCCGGTGACCCGGACCCGCCGGCGGCCGCCGCCGCCGGCGAGAAGCGCGTCGAGCGTCCCCTCGCCGCCGTCGGCGAGCGGGAGCTGGCGGACTTCGTCGAACCCGGCCGCCTCGAGGCCCCGCGCGATCGCCGCCGCGGCTTCCGAGGCCGTCAACGTGCTCCGGAACTTGTCAGGACACGCGACTGCGACATCCACGCTCACTAGATTGGCTTGCAATGCTCGAGCGTGTCCCCCTTCTCGAGAAGGAGCTCGACCACTACGCCGACGTCGTCGGCCCCGAGGTGGTCGCCGAGATCCACCGGGCGGCCGAGCCGCTGCAGGGGGCCCGGGTCCTGCACATCAGCGCCACCGCCTACGGGGGTGGCGTCGCCGAGCTGCTCGCCACCCACGTTCCGCTGCTGCGGAGCGTGGGCCTCGAATCGGAGTGGCAGGTGCTCCACGGCAGCGACGAGTTCTTCGCCATCACCAAGCAGGTGCACAACGCGCTGCAGGGCGCCGACATCGACTGGACGCCCCAGATGCAGCGCGTCTACCTGGAGCGGATCCTCGACAACGCGCTGCTCCTCGAGGACGGCTGGGACTTCGTCGTCGTCCACGACCCCCAGCCGGTGGCGCTGCTCCACTTCCTTCGGGCCCACCCCGACCTGTCGGGGGACCGGACCCGATGGGTGTGGCGCTGCCACATCGACCTCACCGCCGCCGACCCAACGGTCTGGGAGTTCTTCCGGCCCTTCGTCGAGCTTCACGACGCGTCGGTGTGGACACTCGAGGAGTTCGTGCCGGCGTCGCTGAAGATGGAGCGCATCCTCCACCGACCGCCCTGCATCGACCCGCTGTCGGTGAAGAACCTCGACCTGGCCACCCCGTTCTGCATCGAGCTGACCCGCCAGTACGGGATCGACCCGGCGCGGCCGATCATGTGCCAGATCAGCCGCTACGACCCGTGGAAGGACCCGGTCGGCGTGATCGAGGCCTTCCGGCTGGTCCGCGAGCAGGTGCCGGACGCGCAGCTGCTCCTCGCCGGCTCGATGGCGACCGACGACCCCGAGGCGTTCCGAGTCTGGGAGGAGACCGAGCAGGCGCGCGCCGGCGACCGCGACATCTACCTCCTCTCGAACCTGCACCAGGTGGGGTCGGTGCAGATCAACGCCTTCCAGCGCATCGCCACCGTCGTGGTCCAGAAGTCGTTGCGAGAGGGGTTCGGCCTCACCGTGAGCGAGGCACTGTGGAAGGGCCGGCCTGTGGTCGGCGGCGACGCCGGCGGGATCAAGCTGCAGGTGATGGACGGCTACGACGGCTACCTCGTCCACGGGATCGAGGACTGCGCCCGGCGCGTCATCGACCTGCTCGCCGACCCGGTGGGCGCCGACGCCCTCGGCTCCCAGGGCCGCGAACACGTGCGGGCCAACTTCCTCGCCACCCGCGAGCTGCTCGACTGGCTGCAGCTGTTCGGCGACCTGCGGTGACGGTCGTCGTCTCCAACCGCGGACCGTACGAGTTCGCGGAGGACCCGGCGGGGACGTTCCGCGCCTACCCGGGCGCCGGCGGGCTGGCCAGCTCGCTGCGACCGCTGCTGCTCTCGGGCGTCGCCGGACCGGGCGGCGCGTGGCTGGCGGCCGCGGTCGGGGACGGCGACCGCGCCGCCGTCCGAGCCGG belongs to Acidimicrobiia bacterium and includes:
- a CDS encoding glucosyl-3-phosphoglycerate synthase, with protein sequence MASALHARSLAEEKRRRGLHVSVCLPARNEAPTVGGIVATVRGTLTERVGLVDEVVVLDDGSEDDTAAAAAAAGGRVFPVAAVLPELPAGEGKGNALWKSLFVTEGDLVCFLDADVRNFAPHFVTRLLEPLILDPAVGFVKGHYARPLHGDPNGGGRVTELVARPLLSALFPALARIRQPLGGEYAARRELLEVLPFVEGWGVELGLLIDVADRFGLDAIAERDLGVREHRNRSLDELGPQALAVLLTGLRRAGVAPVDVSSALVRSGAGVADVAVPVRERPPIVTVPAYRAKFGRELSA
- a CDS encoding glycosyltransferase, encoding MLERVPLLEKELDHYADVVGPEVVAEIHRAAEPLQGARVLHISATAYGGGVAELLATHVPLLRSVGLESEWQVLHGSDEFFAITKQVHNALQGADIDWTPQMQRVYLERILDNALLLEDGWDFVVVHDPQPVALLHFLRAHPDLSGDRTRWVWRCHIDLTAADPTVWEFFRPFVELHDASVWTLEEFVPASLKMERILHRPPCIDPLSVKNLDLATPFCIELTRQYGIDPARPIMCQISRYDPWKDPVGVIEAFRLVREQVPDAQLLLAGSMATDDPEAFRVWEETEQARAGDRDIYLLSNLHQVGSVQINAFQRIATVVVQKSLREGFGLTVSEALWKGRPVVGGDAGGIKLQVMDGYDGYLVHGIEDCARRVIDLLADPVGADALGSQGREHVRANFLATRELLDWLQLFGDLR
- a CDS encoding glycerate kinase; the protein is MSVDVAVACPDKFRSTLTASEAAAAIARGLEAAGFDEVRQLPLADGGEGTLDALLAGGGGRRRVRVTGPLGDPVDAEYGMTPGGLAVVEMARASGLALVERNDPLRASTRGTGELLGAVARAGARRALVGVGGSATTDGGLGALDALGWSLGALDVTVACDVTTPFLEAAAAFGPQKGATEAQVALLRRRLERLALEYERRTGVDVTGLEGGGAAGGLAGALAAIGARLEPGFEVVAAEVGLEDALDGATLVVTGEGRLDVTSFAGKVVGGVLEWAAELGVPHRAVIAGQATAEAREELSVRGPAQLLVLTERVWQAGEAFDRAATLVEESAIEAGRVARGGGARR